A stretch of Geobacter sp. DNA encodes these proteins:
- a CDS encoding cytochrome C, whose amino-acid sequence MKNGKIFAIVCAAALTAGSMAGVAIAKQTYTPGTGVSNSPHNINNVVANGDAYGRVCAYCHTPHHAIQDGAIAEYNPLWAHQVSQETYEAYQSRTAESTNLQVVAGDPLVGPSRLCMSCHDGVIAVSEHYGNAMTDNGSAKVGDNWGEVSVGDALGNKLSNDHPIGFDYDAVATNDKGNGTLGSGIKTSEKPFQVTLAGTGVNYAGTHTRTISDLMYVTGGKKVMTCASCHDVHNNENNEDYLLINKQAGSAICLTCHIK is encoded by the coding sequence ATGAAAAACGGAAAGATTTTTGCCATCGTGTGCGCTGCAGCGCTTACTGCCGGCAGCATGGCCGGAGTTGCCATTGCCAAGCAGACCTATACCCCGGGAACCGGCGTCTCCAATTCGCCGCACAACATCAACAACGTCGTTGCCAACGGCGATGCCTACGGCCGCGTCTGCGCCTATTGCCACACCCCGCACCATGCCATCCAGGATGGGGCGATTGCCGAATACAACCCGCTCTGGGCTCATCAGGTCAGCCAGGAAACCTATGAAGCCTACCAGTCCCGCACCGCAGAGTCGACCAATCTGCAGGTGGTGGCTGGCGACCCTCTCGTCGGGCCGAGCCGTCTCTGCATGAGCTGTCATGACGGCGTTATCGCTGTCAGCGAGCACTACGGCAATGCCATGACCGATAACGGCTCTGCCAAGGTCGGCGACAACTGGGGTGAGGTCAGCGTGGGCGATGCCCTCGGCAACAAGCTGAGCAACGACCACCCGATCGGGTTCGATTACGATGCGGTTGCCACCAACGACAAGGGGAACGGCACCCTCGGCTCCGGGATCAAGACCTCCGAAAAGCCCTTCCAGGTCACCCTCGCCGGCACCGGCGTCAACTATGCCGGCACCCACACCCGCACCATCTCCGACCTGATGTACGTGACTGGCGGCAAGAAAGTCATGACCTGTGCCAGCTGCCACGACGTACACAACAACGAGAACAACGAGGATTACCTCCTGATCAACAAGCAGGCTGGCTCCGCCATCTGCCTTACCTGCCACATCAAGTAG
- the selB gene encoding selenocysteine-specific translation elongation factor, which yields MKNLILGTAGHIDHGKTSLVKALTGVDTDRLPEEKSRGITIELGFANLELPGGINFGIVDVPGHERFIRSMVAGVGGMDIVMLVIAADEGVMPQTREHLEICQLLGVKKGLVALTKSDMVEPDWLNLVREEVSTFTAGSFLEGAPVVPVSARTGAGIEALRAELGRLAVEVEQKRSDGPFRLPVDRVFTVAGFGTVVTGTLLSGQVSVGDEVEILPSGLVSRIRGVQAHGSKAEKGTAGQRLALNLQGIDLDQVQRGDVVTPRGVYRATRIVDVHLDHLKSSPRELKHRSTLRLHSATYEVSAKLVLFDKDSLEPGESGFAQLRLEHPVLLLNGDPFVLRSASPSATIAGGTILDPAPPSRRRRTVEAIELLESLATGEESGIIAKMVSGSLLSGLSFSDLVKRTGLSARRVESALAPLLTAGGIIQVVREPRIYLSREGFSSLCELLSQELHAYLENNPLKDGMSKEELKTRLPARSDQRFFAPCLAALEKEGNVKAERELVKLTGRKAEAVADQAVIQQGIEQELIAGDCEPHSLKELCDILRIPEKLALEHLNLLSREGRAIKVKSDIFYAPAPFALIQEKLIDHLKEKGEITPGEFRDLTGLSRKFMIPLLEYFDAQKITIRVGDKRILRKR from the coding sequence ATGAAGAATCTCATTCTCGGCACCGCAGGTCATATTGACCACGGAAAAACCTCGCTGGTAAAGGCTTTGACCGGTGTTGACACCGATCGGCTCCCGGAAGAGAAGTCGCGCGGGATCACCATCGAGCTCGGTTTTGCCAACCTCGAACTTCCGGGTGGGATCAATTTCGGCATTGTCGATGTCCCCGGCCACGAGCGGTTCATCCGCTCCATGGTGGCGGGTGTCGGCGGCATGGACATCGTGATGCTGGTCATTGCCGCAGACGAAGGGGTCATGCCGCAGACCCGCGAACACCTTGAGATCTGCCAGCTGCTCGGCGTCAAAAAGGGGCTGGTTGCCCTGACGAAGAGCGACATGGTGGAGCCGGACTGGCTCAACCTCGTCCGCGAAGAGGTGAGCACCTTCACTGCCGGCAGTTTTCTCGAAGGGGCACCCGTCGTCCCCGTCTCGGCACGGACCGGTGCCGGGATCGAAGCGCTCAGGGCCGAACTGGGCAGGCTTGCCGTGGAGGTTGAACAGAAACGAAGCGACGGCCCGTTCCGGCTGCCGGTCGACCGGGTATTCACCGTTGCCGGCTTTGGCACCGTCGTAACCGGTACGCTGCTTTCCGGGCAGGTCTCGGTCGGTGACGAGGTAGAGATCCTCCCGTCAGGGCTTGTCAGCCGCATCAGGGGCGTACAAGCCCATGGCAGCAAGGCGGAGAAAGGGACCGCCGGGCAGCGCCTGGCTCTCAACCTGCAGGGGATCGACCTCGACCAGGTCCAGCGTGGCGACGTGGTCACCCCCCGCGGGGTCTACCGGGCGACACGGATCGTGGATGTGCATCTGGACCACCTGAAATCCTCCCCCCGCGAGCTGAAACATCGCTCGACCCTTCGCCTGCATTCAGCAACCTATGAAGTCTCCGCCAAGCTGGTCCTGTTCGACAAGGATTCGCTTGAACCGGGCGAAAGCGGGTTTGCCCAGCTCAGGCTGGAACATCCCGTGCTCCTGCTCAACGGCGATCCCTTTGTCCTGCGTTCGGCGTCCCCTTCCGCCACCATCGCGGGCGGCACCATCCTGGACCCTGCGCCGCCGAGCCGGCGTCGCCGGACGGTCGAGGCAATCGAACTCCTCGAATCCCTGGCCACGGGAGAGGAATCGGGCATCATTGCAAAAATGGTCTCGGGAAGCCTCCTTTCCGGGCTGTCGTTCTCCGACCTGGTCAAAAGGACCGGTCTGTCGGCGCGCCGCGTGGAATCGGCGCTGGCACCGCTCCTTACCGCCGGCGGGATCATCCAGGTTGTGCGCGAACCGCGCATCTACCTCAGCCGCGAAGGGTTCTCGTCTCTATGCGAGCTTCTTTCACAAGAATTGCATGCCTATCTCGAGAATAACCCTCTCAAGGACGGTATGAGCAAGGAGGAGTTGAAGACGCGCCTCCCGGCAAGAAGCGACCAGCGTTTTTTCGCCCCCTGCCTTGCCGCGCTGGAAAAGGAAGGAAATGTCAAAGCAGAACGGGAACTGGTCAAACTGACCGGGAGAAAGGCAGAGGCGGTAGCGGACCAGGCCGTCATTCAACAGGGGATCGAGCAGGAGCTGATCGCCGGCGATTGCGAGCCGCATTCGCTGAAGGAGCTGTGCGATATCCTCCGGATACCGGAAAAACTCGCCCTGGAGCATCTGAATCTGCTCAGCCGGGAAGGCCGGGCCATAAAGGTCAAGAGCGACATCTTCTATGCACCTGCGCCATTTGCCCTGATCCAGGAGAAGCTGATCGACCATCTCAAGGAGAAGGGGGAGATAACTCCGGGTGAATTCAGGGACCTGACCGGGCTCTCCCGCAAGTTCATGATTCCTCTCCTGGAATATTTCGATGCGCAAAAGATTACCATCAGGGTCGGCGACAAACGCATCCTGCGAAAACGCTAG
- a CDS encoding cytochrome C codes for MRRTREHTVVAWLIAGSIAITSGAAGAETCVTTDCHPGLAAIAKPHQPVKDGDCLACHTRTAAKHPLSGGKSFALVAGDEKLCTPCHEAYGKMKVVHGPVKGGACLSCHKPHGSSARYLLESDDQTALCLQCHDALAFKQHYMHGPVAVGACTSCHAPHESSQKGLLKGEIRDLCLKCHADFAKAMKAAGVVHPPVKDDPCTSCHNPHGSAFQYVLKKQMPDLCYGCHDTFAKKLTGLKVPHKPLQQAKSCSNCHSSHFSNSKGLLPSDQKKLCLECHSTDGLKSSFVFKNISGVMLKNMKTVLEGDKNLHGPLANGTCTGCHNPHGSNTIRLLNGNYPPAFYASYTEGSYDLCLSCHEKNLLKYAETSIYTKFRNGKQNLHYLHVSDKRKGRSCRACHEPHAADGPKLIGKDGSTFGDWKVPIRFTPTPTGGSCAPGCHRKVSYDREAPVVYTPSTK; via the coding sequence ATGCGTAGAACACGAGAGCATACCGTAGTTGCCTGGCTGATCGCCGGGTCGATCGCCATCACGTCCGGCGCCGCCGGCGCCGAAACCTGCGTAACCACCGACTGTCACCCCGGACTTGCTGCCATTGCGAAACCCCATCAGCCGGTCAAGGATGGCGACTGCCTGGCATGTCATACACGTACAGCGGCGAAACATCCTCTTTCGGGAGGGAAGAGCTTTGCCCTGGTGGCCGGCGATGAGAAGCTCTGCACCCCGTGCCACGAGGCATACGGGAAGATGAAGGTCGTGCATGGGCCGGTCAAAGGGGGCGCCTGTCTCTCCTGCCACAAGCCGCATGGGTCGAGCGCGCGCTACCTGCTCGAAAGCGACGACCAGACCGCTCTCTGCCTGCAGTGTCATGATGCCCTGGCCTTCAAGCAGCACTACATGCACGGCCCGGTTGCCGTGGGCGCCTGCACGAGTTGCCATGCCCCGCACGAATCGTCGCAAAAAGGTCTGCTCAAGGGAGAGATCAGGGATCTCTGTCTCAAATGCCATGCGGATTTTGCCAAGGCGATGAAAGCGGCAGGGGTTGTCCATCCTCCGGTGAAAGACGATCCCTGTACTTCCTGTCACAATCCGCACGGTTCGGCGTTTCAGTACGTCCTGAAGAAGCAGATGCCCGATCTCTGCTATGGCTGCCACGATACGTTCGCGAAGAAACTGACCGGGCTCAAGGTGCCGCATAAGCCGCTCCAGCAGGCAAAAAGCTGCAGCAACTGCCATTCGTCCCATTTCTCCAACAGCAAGGGGTTGCTCCCGTCCGACCAGAAGAAGCTTTGCCTCGAATGCCATAGCACAGACGGCCTGAAATCGTCCTTCGTGTTCAAGAATATCTCCGGCGTGATGCTGAAGAATATGAAAACCGTGCTGGAGGGGGACAAAAACCTCCACGGCCCTCTTGCCAACGGGACCTGCACCGGCTGTCACAACCCCCATGGCTCGAACACCATCCGGCTCCTCAACGGGAATTACCCCCCCGCCTTTTACGCCTCCTATACGGAGGGGAGCTATGACCTCTGTCTCTCCTGTCATGAAAAGAATCTGCTCAAGTATGCCGAAACCAGCATCTACACAAAATTCCGCAACGGCAAGCAGAACCTGCACTACCTCCATGTGAGCGACAAGCGCAAAGGGCGGAGCTGTCGGGCCTGTCACGAGCCCCATGCCGCTGACGGCCCGAAACTGATCGGCAAGGATGGTTCCACCTTTGGCGACTGGAAGGTGCCTATCCGCTTCACCCCCACGCCAACCGGCGGCAGTTGCGCCCCCGGCTGCCACCGCAAGGTCTCCTACGACCGTGAGGCTCCGGTCGTTTATACGCCTTCGACCAAGTAA
- a CDS encoding LysR family transcriptional regulator translates to MESQYLKTLLTIIETGSFSRTAETLNITQSAVSHRVKYLEEHYCCQLIDRTTQTLEPTDSGKILAKKAAQILAIEKEITQELKQVGKKTQLAICATATYGIIYLPNVMNRFLHNSPQTVDLNFILLTPEEATRGLMENRYDIGVIEHINPLDLPGFQCYELPPDDMAFVCSPSLDIAGDEVPLERIQRERLITRKEGCSCRDLLDNNFARSSITTTDFRSTVIYDDLHFIIHTVVSGSGVAFVSKSLVREYLERGELKAFKVKGFSHTRKRTAAVRRKKLEEKHVAFFMECLFAETNTVPRILA, encoded by the coding sequence ATGGAAAGCCAGTATCTTAAAACCCTTCTCACGATCATCGAGACCGGCAGTTTTTCCAGGACCGCGGAAACGCTGAACATCACCCAATCCGCCGTTTCCCATCGCGTCAAGTACCTCGAAGAGCATTACTGCTGCCAGTTGATCGACAGGACCACCCAGACCCTGGAGCCGACCGATTCCGGCAAGATCCTGGCCAAGAAGGCTGCACAGATCCTGGCAATCGAAAAAGAGATCACCCAGGAGCTGAAACAGGTCGGCAAAAAGACCCAGCTGGCCATCTGTGCCACTGCCACCTATGGCATCATCTATCTGCCCAATGTGATGAACAGGTTTCTGCACAACTCCCCCCAGACCGTTGACCTCAACTTCATTCTACTGACGCCGGAGGAAGCAACCAGGGGGCTTATGGAAAACCGTTACGACATCGGCGTGATCGAGCATATCAACCCACTGGATCTCCCCGGCTTCCAGTGTTACGAGTTGCCTCCCGACGACATGGCTTTTGTCTGCAGCCCTTCGCTCGACATTGCCGGTGACGAGGTTCCGCTGGAGAGAATCCAGAGAGAACGGCTGATAACGCGAAAGGAAGGATGCAGCTGCCGCGACCTGCTCGACAACAATTTCGCCAGATCGTCGATCACCACCACCGACTTCAGGAGCACCGTCATTTACGACGACCTCCATTTCATCATCCATACGGTTGTCAGCGGCAGCGGCGTTGCCTTTGTGTCCAAATCGCTGGTACGCGAGTACCTCGAGCGCGGTGAGCTCAAAGCCTTCAAGGTCAAAGGGTTCTCGCACACACGGAAACGGACGGCTGCTGTCAGACGCAAAAAACTGGAAGAAAAGCATGTCGCATTCTTCATGGAATGCCTCTTTGCCGAAACCAACACAGTTCCCCGCATCCTGGCCTGA
- a CDS encoding 6-bladed beta-propeller, with translation MRLHRANRHPAGSIGIAFLLLLLAMLCGCSSVRLVSRPAPEQRIVWPPPPLEPRIEWVREIGSHRDLGVQPGFWQRLVGFIAGEQEERFLRPYGIWAASGKRFVLVDSGAAKVHLVDLEKGQYLPLPEAGSVKLLSPIGVTEDDRGNLYITDSGTGQLFRYSPADGTLVPFVSYRFRRPSGVAFNPVNRLLYVVETAAHQVVAIDSQGMERFRFGSRGSGSGQFNFPTDLAIDHSGRVIVTDSLNGRIQIFSADGTVAGGFGEPGDSAGRFARPKGVALDSEGHIYVCDSQQDLVQIFDDNGRLLLAFGENGSEPGQFWMPSGIFIDNDTIYVADTYNQRVQVFRYLKGQPGSRDPHVQD, from the coding sequence ATGCGTTTGCATCGCGCCAACCGCCATCCTGCCGGCAGCATCGGCATCGCTTTTCTCCTGCTGCTCCTGGCAATGCTCTGTGGCTGCTCGTCGGTGCGGTTGGTCTCAAGGCCTGCGCCCGAGCAGCGGATCGTCTGGCCGCCGCCTCCGCTGGAGCCCCGCATCGAGTGGGTCAGGGAGATCGGTAGCCACCGCGACCTGGGGGTGCAGCCCGGTTTCTGGCAGAGGCTGGTCGGGTTCATCGCCGGCGAGCAGGAGGAGCGGTTCCTCCGCCCCTACGGCATATGGGCTGCAAGCGGCAAGCGCTTCGTCCTGGTGGACAGCGGCGCTGCCAAGGTTCATCTGGTCGACCTGGAGAAGGGGCAGTATCTCCCTCTGCCGGAAGCCGGCAGCGTCAAGCTGCTGTCGCCGATCGGCGTGACCGAGGACGACCGGGGAAACCTCTATATCACGGATTCGGGGACCGGCCAGCTCTTCCGCTATTCCCCGGCCGACGGCACGCTGGTCCCCTTTGTGTCCTATCGGTTCAGGCGGCCGAGCGGGGTGGCCTTCAACCCCGTCAACCGCCTGCTCTACGTTGTGGAGACCGCGGCGCACCAGGTCGTTGCCATCGACTCCCAGGGGATGGAGCGGTTTCGCTTCGGCAGCAGGGGGAGCGGGTCCGGCCAGTTCAACTTTCCCACCGACCTGGCCATCGACCACTCCGGGCGGGTCATCGTCACCGATTCCCTGAACGGTCGGATCCAGATCTTTTCGGCGGACGGCACGGTAGCAGGCGGCTTTGGCGAACCGGGCGACAGTGCGGGACGGTTTGCCCGGCCCAAGGGGGTTGCTCTGGACAGCGAGGGGCATATTTATGTCTGCGACAGTCAGCAGGACCTGGTGCAGATTTTCGACGATAACGGCAGGCTGCTGTTGGCCTTTGGCGAAAATGGCAGCGAGCCGGGCCAGTTCTGGATGCCGTCCGGCATCTTCATCGACAATGACACCATCTATGTGGCTGATACCTACAACCAGCGGGTTCAGGTCTTCAGATACCTGAAGGGGCAGCCCGGTTCACGGGACCCCCATGTGCAGGATTGA
- a CDS encoding cytochrome C codes for MALNGCKRALVTLVVLFSSWSSASAQAPTLSVADAHNRHNLSVSGPGQVGVTRATSEERVCIFCHAPHHASTITPLWSRDLSTAAYTPYVSSTLKATSKPGQPTGASRLCLSCHDGTIAPGMLTGGKLITGLPALTLDRRSNLSTDLSDDHPISFPYASAITAAGGLRQPWELPQEIALENGRLECTACHDPHRDRFPPADKPDQSGMFLVLDNNNRSALCTGCHNRAGLTVAAHYLPGDPCGNCHVVHRADQPFRLLRGMSDQDTCLLNCHNGSGIQAEQGKDIRSTFSNGKAHVTGQFILSGRHDANENPLDFKANSPHVECVDCHNPCLTRHETMPLSAPPLINGRLAEVAIAKDADGLKTMAVNEYDVCAKCHAENSFTPAVVPRQIQTGDETQRFAQENPSFHPVKALGKGLSVPSLRGAIAGFVPARSLSTQSLIYCTDCHNSNTSSKVGGSGPSGPHGSAYPHLLMDRYEQDTYPLAYAESNYALCFRCHDQDVLLDPSRSAFPLHQSHLVTHQVPCSVCHDPHGVPLALGATPQANGRLINFDRRFVVTGSYDGTIRSCTVSCHQVNPKTY; via the coding sequence ATGGCCCTGAACGGCTGTAAAAGAGCGCTGGTAACCCTTGTTGTCCTATTCTCCTCCTGGTCTTCGGCATCTGCGCAGGCGCCCACGCTCAGCGTTGCCGATGCCCACAACCGGCACAATCTTTCGGTGAGCGGTCCCGGCCAGGTGGGGGTCACCCGGGCGACCAGCGAAGAGCGGGTCTGCATCTTCTGCCATGCCCCACACCATGCCAGCACCATAACGCCGCTCTGGAGCCGCGATCTTTCCACTGCTGCCTACACCCCCTATGTCTCGTCGACCCTCAAGGCCACCTCCAAGCCGGGGCAGCCGACCGGCGCCTCCCGGCTCTGCCTCTCCTGCCACGACGGCACCATTGCCCCCGGCATGCTGACCGGCGGCAAGCTCATCACCGGGCTTCCCGCGCTCACCCTCGACCGGCGCTCCAACCTCTCCACCGACCTGTCCGACGACCATCCCATCTCCTTTCCCTATGCCAGCGCCATTACCGCTGCCGGCGGGCTGCGCCAGCCATGGGAGTTGCCGCAGGAGATCGCCCTGGAGAACGGCAGGCTGGAGTGTACCGCCTGCCACGATCCGCACCGGGACCGTTTCCCCCCGGCCGACAAACCGGACCAGTCGGGCATGTTCCTGGTCCTGGACAACAACAACCGATCGGCGCTCTGCACCGGCTGTCACAACCGGGCGGGCCTGACCGTGGCAGCCCACTACCTGCCGGGCGACCCCTGCGGCAACTGCCATGTGGTGCATCGCGCCGACCAGCCGTTCAGGCTTCTGCGCGGCATGAGCGACCAGGATACCTGCCTGCTCAACTGTCATAACGGCAGCGGCATCCAGGCAGAACAGGGGAAGGACATCCGTTCGACCTTTTCCAACGGCAAGGCTCACGTTACCGGCCAGTTCATCCTGAGCGGCCGGCACGACGCCAATGAAAACCCGCTCGATTTCAAGGCCAATTCCCCGCATGTGGAGTGCGTCGACTGTCACAATCCGTGCCTCACGCGGCACGAGACCATGCCGCTCAGTGCGCCGCCGCTGATCAACGGGAGGCTGGCGGAGGTTGCCATTGCCAAGGATGCCGACGGCCTGAAAACCATGGCCGTGAACGAGTATGACGTCTGCGCCAAGTGCCACGCCGAGAACTCCTTTACCCCGGCAGTGGTGCCGCGGCAGATCCAGACCGGCGACGAGACGCAGCGCTTCGCCCAGGAAAACCCGTCGTTCCATCCGGTGAAGGCGCTTGGCAAGGGGCTGAGCGTGCCGAGCCTGCGGGGCGCCATTGCCGGCTTTGTCCCGGCCCGCTCCCTTTCGACCCAGAGCCTCATCTATTGCACCGATTGCCACAACAGCAACACCAGCAGCAAGGTCGGCGGCAGCGGCCCTTCCGGCCCTCATGGCTCTGCCTACCCCCATCTTTTGATGGACCGCTATGAGCAGGACACCTATCCGCTTGCCTATGCCGAGAGCAATTACGCCCTCTGTTTCCGCTGTCACGACCAGGACGTACTGCTCGACCCGTCCCGTTCCGCCTTCCCGCTGCACCAGTCCCACCTGGTCACGCACCAGGTCCCCTGCTCGGTCTGCCACGACCCCCACGGTGTGCCGCTCGCCCTGGGTGCCACGCCGCAGGCCAACGGCCGGCTGATCAATTTCGACCGGCGTTTTGTCGTCACCGGCAGCTATGACGGCACGATCCGCAGCTGCACGGTCAGCTGCCATCAGGTCAATCCGAAAACCTATTGA
- a CDS encoding cytochrome C: MRITKLFPGSVRGGHAVPDRGSCIRGLFPLAALMLCLSTLSGCDRVTRYQTLSTLFDGVPNLPPVEELCREERDRSAQADQSGQNKQGAASAKDEPVVMVSHAPYAQKRCSDCHGADKDKQGGLIVPRQELCFVCHKDFLKGEFQHGPAAVGDCLACHAPHSSSNKALLIVKKEVLCSRCHKEERLAQAMHDRFRDKGIACVECHDPHAGRDRFFLK, translated from the coding sequence ATGAGAATCACGAAGTTATTTCCGGGGTCGGTCAGGGGAGGGCACGCAGTGCCGGACAGAGGGAGCTGCATCCGCGGGTTGTTTCCCCTGGCAGCGCTGATGCTCTGTCTGAGCACCCTTTCGGGCTGCGACAGGGTTACCCGCTACCAGACCCTGAGCACCCTCTTCGACGGGGTTCCCAACCTCCCGCCGGTGGAGGAACTCTGCCGGGAGGAGCGCGACAGGAGTGCGCAAGCCGATCAGTCGGGCCAGAACAAGCAGGGGGCAGCCAGCGCAAAGGATGAGCCCGTCGTGATGGTGTCCCATGCCCCCTATGCCCAGAAGCGCTGTTCCGACTGTCATGGCGCCGACAAGGACAAGCAGGGGGGGTTGATCGTCCCGCGCCAGGAACTCTGCTTTGTCTGCCACAAGGATTTTCTCAAGGGCGAGTTCCAACATGGCCCGGCTGCGGTGGGAGACTGTCTGGCCTGCCATGCGCCCCATTCGTCATCGAACAAGGCGTTGCTCATCGTGAAGAAAGAGGTGCTGTGCAGTCGCTGTCACAAGGAAGAGCGGCTGGCCCAGGCGATGCACGACCGCTTCCGCGACAAGGGGATTGCCTGCGTCGAGTGCCATGACCCACACGCCGGCAGGGACCGGTTTTTCCTGAAATAG
- a CDS encoding cytochrome C, producing MKRRLTRRALSKTAALSTAAFVLGATGTAFALYNQAHENIVLKNADGVAIKATDAVNAFSIKNTCFGPAGTTGCHGDATASGSLKFSYDDIERHSYHAQLGANEVRGWNPANPDSDAWRAGAGPQGKNWVQSPGHVGSW from the coding sequence ATGAAGAGACGATTGACACGGCGAGCCCTGTCAAAGACGGCTGCTCTCTCCACCGCCGCATTCGTATTGGGTGCCACGGGGACAGCCTTTGCTTTGTACAACCAGGCTCATGAGAACATCGTACTGAAGAATGCCGACGGCGTTGCCATCAAGGCAACTGACGCGGTCAATGCCTTCAGCATCAAGAACACCTGTTTCGGCCCTGCCGGCACCACCGGCTGCCACGGTGACGCGACTGCCAGCGGTTCCCTGAAGTTCAGTTATGACGATATTGAGCGGCATTCCTACCATGCCCAGCTCGGTGCCAACGAGGTCCGCGGCTGGAACCCCGCCAACCCCGATTCCGACGCCTGGCGCGCCGGTGCCGGACCGCAGGGAAAAAACTGGGTGCAGAGCCCCGGCCACGTTGGCTCGTGGTGA
- a CDS encoding response regulator: MNAHRILVVDDENLISWSLSVMLTRAGYVVETASSGAEALQKFREFRPELIMLDLNLPDAFGLDLLETMKGQDDNLPVLIITAGTQADLAVKAFRLGADQFFGKPFNMESIKSAVARALEEKQMNRDVDCAGRERRATVDHDRLIGNSSKMVEISKMIHVCASTDAKTVLITGESGTGKELVARAIHEHSARASGPFVEINCAAIPENLIENELFGHEKGAFTDASKKQKGIFELADGGTVFLDEIGDMPFSMQTKLLKVMETKRFRRLGGEGDVETDVRIVAATNQDLPRMVAEGKFRGDLYYRLNMMNICLPSLRERIEDVPSLVAYFIDRLNAEYGRQVERASDEALEAMLRYDWPGNVRELRNAVERAMMMEKGKVLTRFYLQKEPARINIAPELSADNTPTPADSSRLFAGFQLPPGGVSFEDVEKQLIALALEKANGNQSKAAKSLKMSRDTLRYRMKKFGFTETECDSQKELREKLLRVAESSNPTIMKWIAC; this comes from the coding sequence ATGAACGCTCACCGTATCTTGGTCGTAGATGACGAAAATCTCATTTCCTGGTCCCTCTCCGTAATGCTGACGAGGGCGGGGTACGTGGTCGAGACTGCATCATCGGGTGCAGAGGCACTACAGAAGTTCAGGGAGTTCAGGCCCGAGCTGATCATGCTCGACCTGAATCTCCCCGATGCGTTCGGGCTGGACCTCTTGGAGACGATGAAGGGGCAGGACGACAATCTGCCGGTCCTGATCATAACGGCGGGGACCCAGGCCGACCTGGCGGTCAAGGCCTTCAGGCTGGGGGCTGACCAGTTTTTTGGCAAGCCGTTCAATATGGAATCGATCAAGAGCGCCGTTGCCCGTGCGCTCGAAGAGAAGCAAATGAACCGCGATGTCGATTGCGCCGGCCGCGAGAGGCGCGCAACCGTTGATCATGATAGGCTCATCGGTAACTCTTCCAAGATGGTGGAGATATCCAAGATGATCCATGTCTGTGCATCGACGGATGCCAAGACAGTGCTTATTACCGGAGAGAGCGGCACCGGCAAGGAGCTGGTCGCCCGGGCGATCCACGAGCACAGCGCCCGCGCTAGCGGCCCGTTTGTGGAGATCAACTGCGCGGCCATCCCGGAGAACCTGATCGAGAACGAGCTGTTCGGCCATGAGAAGGGGGCCTTCACCGACGCCTCGAAGAAGCAGAAGGGGATATTCGAACTCGCCGATGGCGGCACCGTCTTTCTCGACGAGATCGGTGACATGCCGTTCTCCATGCAGACGAAGCTGTTGAAGGTCATGGAAACCAAGCGGTTCCGTCGCCTGGGTGGGGAAGGGGACGTGGAGACCGACGTCAGGATCGTTGCCGCCACCAACCAGGACCTGCCGCGCATGGTTGCGGAGGGAAAGTTCCGTGGCGACCTCTATTACCGCCTCAACATGATGAATATCTGCCTGCCGTCCCTGCGGGAGCGGATCGAGGATGTACCGTCCCTGGTTGCCTATTTCATCGACCGGCTGAACGCCGAATATGGCCGCCAGGTCGAACGGGCGTCGGACGAGGCGCTCGAAGCGATGCTCCGCTATGACTGGCCGGGCAACGTGCGCGAGTTGAGGAATGCCGTCGAGCGGGCGATGATGATGGAGAAGGGAAAGGTCCTCACCCGGTTCTATCTGCAGAAAGAGCCTGCCCGCATCAACATCGCACCGGAACTTTCCGCGGACAATACGCCGACTCCTGCTGATTCCAGCCGGCTCTTTGCCGGGTTCCAGCTTCCTCCCGGCGGGGTCTCCTTCGAGGACGTGGAAAAACAGCTGATCGCCCTGGCGCTGGAAAAGGCCAACGGCAACCAGTCAAAGGCTGCCAAGTCGCTGAAGATGAGCCGGGATACTCTCCGTTACCGGATGAAGAAATTCGGTTTCACCGAGACCGAGTGCGACAGCCAGAAGGAACTGCGGGAAAAGCTCCTGCGGGTGGCGGAGAGTTCCAACCCCACCATCATGAAATGGATAGCTTGCTGA